The window AGAATTTGGTTGCGTTAAATCTTTGATGTATAATTTGTTTCCTGAGGTTGAAACACGAGGAGAAATTATTAAGTAACGGTCATCTTCTGTTACTGATCCGTAAATATATCTGTGTTTTTCTGAAGCCTTACCACCAAAAATTAATTCATCTTCTTTTTGAGGTGTTCCTAATTTATGATAGTACACTTTGTGTTGATCTGTTTTTGCAGACAACTCGCTACCTTCAGGTTTGTCGTAACTGGAGTAGTAAAACCCTTCGTTTTTATACCAAGACATTCCGCTAAATTTGATATCTACTAAAGTGTCTTCAACAATTGTTTTTGACTCGATATCCATTACTAAAATTTTACGCCAGTCGCTACCGCCTTCAGATATCGCATAAGCTAGAACTTTACCGTTTTTGGAAAAACTTGTCCCACCTAAAGAAATAGTTCCATCTTCTTTAAAGGTATTTGGGTCTAAAAAGACAGTTGCTGTGCTCGGGTCTTCGCCAGTCTTGTATCTGTAGATAACATATTGATTTTGTAACCCATCGTTTTTATAAAAATAAGTATAGTCTCCTTCTTTAAAAGGAGCACCAATTTTTTCGTAGTTCCATAATTTTTCAAGACGATGTTTAAGTGCTTTTCGGTAAGGTATATTGTCTAAGTATGTTTGTGTGGCTTTGTTTTCTGCTTTGACCCAAGCTTCAGTTTCTGCACTTCTATCATCTTCTAACCATCGGTATGGGTCTTTTACGTCCGTTCCAAAATAATTGGTTACTGTATCTGCTTTTTTAGCGTCAGGATAGTCAACGACTATATCTCTTTTTATTGGTTGTTGTTTTTCTACTTCTTTACACGACATAATTACGGAAAGGGTTAATAGGCAAAGTGCTATTTTTTTCATGTTATAAATACGTTTTGGTTGCGACCATAAATTTAAACAAAAAAGTGCTTGTTTAAAATTAACAAGCACTTTTTAAGATTTCAGGCGTGACGCTGCAAAAGACTACGGTAAGCTTTTTGATTTTGTTAAACCAATTTATTTTTCACTAAATATTCTGCGATTTGTACTGTGTTTGTTGCGGCACCTTTGCGCAGGTTATCACTAACTATCCACATATTAATTGTGTTTTCTTGAGATAAATCACGTCTAATACGACCAACAAAAACATCGTCTTTGCCATTAGCATATAGAGGCATTGGGTAGGTGTTAACATCTGTATTGTCTTGCACAACTACACCGTCTGTTTGGCTTAGCAATTCTCTAACTTCTGTTAGATCAAAATCATTTTCAAAAGCAATATTTACAGATTCGCTATGTCCTCCAGCAGTCGGTATTCTTACAGCGGTTGCAGTAACAGCGATTGTTTTGTCGTTTAGTATTTTTTGAGTTTCGTTAACTAATTTTAATTCTTCTTTTGTGTAACCGTTGTCTTCAAAGACATCACAATGTGGAATTGCATTTTTAAATATAGGATAAGGGTAGGCCATTTCTCCTTTAATTCCAGCTAATTCATTTTCTAATTGTTGCACAGCTTTTACACCTGTTCCAGAAATAGATTGGTAAGTTGAAACAACAATACGTTTGATTTTGTATTTTTTATGAAGCGGTGCCAGGCACATTACCATTTGTATGGTAGAGCAATTTGGGTTAGCTATAATTTTATCGTCTTTTGTTAATTGGTCAGCATTAATTTCTGGTACGACTAATTTTTTGCTTTGATCCATTCTCCAGGCAGAAGAATTATCGATAACCGTTGTGCCAACTTCTGCAAATTTAGGAGCCCATTCTAATGAGGTGTTTCCTCCAGCGGAAAATAAAGCAATATCCGGTTTAGCATTTACGGCATCTTGTAAGCTTACAATCGTGTAATCTTTACCATTAAATGAGATTGATTTACCTACAGAACGTTCTGATGCTACAGGAATAAATTCTGAAATAGGAAATTGTCTTTCTTCTAATACTTTACGCATCACTTCTCCAACCATTCCAGTTGCTCCAACTAAAGCTATTTTCATAATAAATACTTATTAAATTAAGTGATAAAATTAGGGTATTTGAGTAAAGAACTAATATAAAAAGTATTAATTTTTTCGTAAAAATTTGGCATAAAAAAACCGATTTTAAATTTAAAATCGGTTTTTGATGATAATAACAGAATTTAGATTACTTTTTTAAAGCGTCTCTGATTTCCATTAATAATTGATTATCAGATGGTCCTGCAGGTGCAGCAGCCTCAACTGGTTTTTTAGTTTTGTTATATGCTTTTACAATTAAGAACATTACAAAACCAACAACTAGTAAGCTTATGATTGTGTCGATCCACGCACCATATTCTACAGCAGCAACACCTGCTTCTTTAGCGGCAGCAACAGTGGCAAAGACTTGGTCTCCAGGTGTCCAAAATTGGTCAGAGAAACTTGCTCCACCAGTGACTAAACCAATAAGAGGCATAGCTATTTTAGAAACGAAACCATTTATAACTGCTCCAAGAGCTCCAGCCATAATTACAGCAACTGCAAAATCAATTACGTTACCTGTCATAATAAAATTCTTAAATTCTTTAAGCATAATCTTTCTATTTTAAATGTTAGTTTGTATTAATAACTACTAATTTAGTTAAAATTTTAACAAAAAACAGAAAATTAAAGTCTATTGACTATTAAATTATCGACAAATTACACGTTTTATCCGTTGAGATACAGCGGTAAGTAGTTCATATGAGATTGAGTTTACATTTTCAGCTAAAGCTTCAGCGGTGTGATTTGGGTCAAAAATAATGACTTCGTCGCCTTCTTGGCAGTCAATATTGGTCACGTCAACCATAATCATGTCCATACAGACGTTTCCTAAAATGTATGCGTTTTGGTTGTTTATGGTTACAAAACCATGGCCATTACCATATTGTCTTTTAATACCATCGGCATGACCAATTGGTAATGTCGCTGTTATGATATCTTTTTTAGTGATGTAACCTCTATTGTATCCTAAGCTTTCTCCTTTTTTTAAATGATGAATTTGAGAGATAATAGTTTTTAAAGTGGCTATTGGTTGTAAGTGTTTATTAAATTTTGGGTCGTTTCCAAAACCGTATAATCCTATACCGCTTCTGATCATATCAAAATGTGCTTGAGGATAATTTAGTAGTCCTGAAGTATTACATAAATGAAGGAATGGTTTATAATTTAAGTAAGTATATACTTTTTTATAAATTGTATTGAAACATTCTATTTGCTTTAAGGTGAAATCTGGATGGTCCAGTTCTTCGCTTTCTGCTAAGTGAGAAAACAGACTTTGTACTTTTAGGGCTTCGGATTTAGATAGTGTTTCTGCAATTTCGGGAATATCTTCTGCTACAAAACCTAGTCTATTTAGTCCTGTATTAAATTTTAAATGAACAGGATAGTTGTATTGCTTATGTGCTTCAGCGGAAGCGATAAAAAGATTTAACAGACGCTTGGAGTATAAACTAGGCTCCAAGCAGCGTTCTATAATTGTATCAAAACTAACAGGTAGTGGGTGTAATACTAAGATAGGAGTGGTTACACCTGCGTCACGCAGTGCAACACCTTCATAAGTATACGCGACCGCAAAGTAATCAATATCTAATGTTTCAAGATATTTAGCAACCTCTTCAGCATCGCTACCGTAAGCAAATGCTTTTACGACAGCTAGAAATTTTGTGTTTCCGGAGAGTTTAGATTTTAAATACTCAAAATTATGTTTTAAGGCATTTAAATCTATTTCTAAAACAGTTTCTTGAGCCTTATTAATCATTGCTGGCATTCAGTTTTTGATCAACTTCTTCGGCATCTTGCACTTTAATGTCTTTGATTTTTTCGCGCATAGTCGCTTTATAATATGCAGCTCTGCTTAATGGCTCATATTCTTCTGTTTCACCCAATAATACAAGGTTATCATTTGCAGATTTTCTAAAACTATATTGTGCTAGGTTTCCTGTTCTCGTGCAGACAGCATGTACTTTTGTGACATACTCGGCAGTTGCCATTAAATTAGGCATTGGACCAAAAGGGTTTCCTTTAAAATCCATATCTAATCCGGCAACAATAACACGAATACCTTTGTTAGCTAAGTCGTTACACACTCTGACAATCTCGTCATCAAAAAATTGTGCTTCGTCAATACCAACCACATCACAACCGTCTGCTAATATTGGAATATTTGCGGCTGCGGGTACGGGAGTCGATCTGATTTCGTTAGAATCGTGAGACACAACCATCTCTTCGTCATAACGTGTGTCAATAGCTGGTTTAAAGATTTCAACTTTTTGTTTAGCAAATTGGGCACGTTTAAGCCTACGGATTAACTCTTCTGTTTTACCAGAAAACATTGATCCACAGATGACTTCAATCCATCCAAATTGTTCTTTTTGATTTACTGTATTTTCGAGAAACATTTTGTAAATTTAGCGCTAAAACGTAATGTGTTTACGTTTTATATAAAGGTGGGTCAAATTTATTAAAAATCAAAAGGCTAACTTGCAATAAATTCAAAAATTATAAAAAAAAAATAAAACCATGAAGAAGAAATTAGAATCAGAATTAATGAGTATAGCCCATAGGATTCTAAAGCTAGGTGGTAAAGAGGATGTTAACCAAATGCATGCAGAAGTTGCTGCTTTGTATGAAAAGCTAACGGTTTTAAAGTTTGCAAGCGAAAATCTGGATGATGCTTTACCAACCATAGGTAATGACTCTTCGTTTTTTGATATGTTAGACTCTGCTTTTAATAATAAAATAAGTGATAATATAGAAGTAGATAATAAAACTTATATTAATCTTGATGATGAGGAAGATGATGGCATAATGGAGCCATTAATGGAGAAAATTAAGGATATAGTTGCTCAAATGCCGGATGAAACACATCAAGTTGATGAGTTGATTGCCTCTGTTATTCCTGAGCAAGACTACAATAAAAATGATTTTGAAAACATTACGGCTGGTTTTGATGACATTCCTGTTTTTGAACCTGTGTCAATGTCTGAAGCCAATGAGAAAAAGAGTTTGAACGATAAGTTAAAATCGGGTTTAAATATTGGGCTTAATGATAAGTTAGCCTTTATTAAACACTTGTTTGGTGGAGAGGCTGATGATTATAATAGAGTATTATCACAATTAAACACCTCATCTTCTTTAGATGAAGCAAGTCATTTAATTAATAATGTCGTTAAACCGGAGTATAATAATTGGCAAGGAAAGGAAGAGTATGAAATCCGTTTTATGGCAATTATTGGGACTAGATTTGAGTAGCTTAAATAGTAATATCTCCCTAAATAATTTAATAACAACACAATAATTACATGAAACAAACATCTATAAAAAACATATTATATTGGGTTAGTACTATTTTGGTTTGTGCCATGTTTTTGTATTCGGCTCAAATGTATTTTTTTAATACAGCAATGATAGAAGGTTATTTTAAAAGCTTAAACTATCCAGCTTACATTGTAATTCCTTTGGCTATTATTAAAGTCCTTGGAGTGATAATGATTTTGTGGCGTAAAAGTGCTTGGCTAACAGAATGGGCCTATGCAGGCTTCTTCTTTGATGTGATATTAGCTACGGTTGCGCATTATGATGCCGGACATGGTCTTTTTGGAATGTCTTTTTATACTATTTTTATAGTGTTAGTGTCTTACTTCTTGGGTAAAGGTGTGCGTCAAAAAAATAAATTAGTAATATAATTAAAGACGCTTTTAGGTTTATAACAATCATAAATTTGTAAAGTAATAATAGAGCACCGAATAGATTTTAAATTTCGGGTTCTTATTGAGTTAAAATATGAGTAAATTATATATAGTTCCAACGCCAATTGGAAACCTTAAAGACATGACATTTAGAGCTGTTGAAGTTTTAAAGGACGTCGATTTAATTTTAGCAGAAGACACACGTACCTCTGGGAAGTTGTTAAAACATTACGAGATCGGTACGCAAATGCAAAGCCATCATATGCATAATGAGCATAAGACGGTGGGTAATTTGGTGCAAAAATTAAAAGGTGGAATAACCATTGCGTTAATTAGTGATGCCGGTACACCAGCTATTTCTGATCCAGGTTTTTTATTAACTAGAGCTTGTATAGAGCATAATATTGAGGTGGACTGCTTGCCAGGAGCAACTGCTTTTGTGCCTGCATTAGTAAATAGTGGTTTCCCAAATGATAAATTTATTTTTGAAGGTTTTTTGCCAGTAAAAAAGGGGCGTCAAACAAGATTAAAATTATTAGCTGAAGAGACTAGAACCATCATTTTTTATGAAAGTCCACACAAGCTAATCAAAACATTAGGTCATTTTTGTGAGTATTTTGGAGAAGATAGACCTGTCTCTGTGTCTAGAGAATTAACTAAATTATACGAAGAAACGATTCGCGGAACCGCAAAAGAGGTTTTAGAGCATTACACCAACAAGCCACCTAAAGGCGAAATTGTTATTGTGGTAGGCGGGAAAAGTAAATAGAACTAATACATAACGATGACTATTACAACGTTTAAATTAAAATTAAAAAACACACCAAGTACAATCGCTTTCGCGGAAACTATGCAAGTAGTGGACACGTATTTTGATTTTACACCATCAGCTTTTACAAATGGTTTGTTGCAAAATGCTGAAGGAGAAAATTCGGGATCATGTAAAGTATTTGCTTTTGCAAAAGCAGAAGCTTTATCCAAAACCGAAACGCTGGCCTGTTTTGGACAGTATTATTTTGATGAGGTTTTAAACGATCCCAATGGAACAGGTCATCAAAATATCAGAAACTTTATTAATACCGGTTTTGAAGGTTTAAGTTTTAATCAATACCCGTTAGCTAAAAAATAAGTCTATAACAATTAGTGGAAAAGCTTCTAGGTAAAATATCGCAATGCTCTATTTGTAAAGCGCACTTGCCATTAGGTCCACGTCCGGTTGTAACAGCTCATAAAGATTCTAAAATTATTATTATTGGTCAAGCGCCAGGCACTAAAGTCCATAATTCTGGAATCCCTTGGGATGATCAAAGCGGTAAAAAGTTAAGGCAATGGTTAGGGGTAAGTGATGCGGATTTTTATGACCCTAAAAATTTTGCCATTATGCCTATGGGGTTTTGTTATCCTGGCAAAGGTAAAGCGGGAGATTTGCCACCAAGAAAAGAATGTGCTCCAGAGTGGCATGAGGCACTACTAAAACAGCTGCCAAAAGTAGAGTTGGTGATACTTATCGGTGCCTATGCGCAAAAGTATTATTTAAAAGATAAAGCAAAACGTACGTTGACAGAAACCGTTGGCGATTATAAAGCTTACTTGCCAAAATACTTTCCTGTACCGCATCCATCGCCCACCAATCGTTTTTGGCGTAGTAAAAACCCTTGGTTTGAGTTAACTATTGTACCAGAATTGCAG is drawn from Psychroserpens sp. NJDZ02 and contains these coding sequences:
- a CDS encoding aspartate-semialdehyde dehydrogenase; amino-acid sequence: MKIALVGATGMVGEVMRKVLEERQFPISEFIPVASERSVGKSISFNGKDYTIVSLQDAVNAKPDIALFSAGGNTSLEWAPKFAEVGTTVIDNSSAWRMDQSKKLVVPEINADQLTKDDKIIANPNCSTIQMVMCLAPLHKKYKIKRIVVSTYQSISGTGVKAVQQLENELAGIKGEMAYPYPIFKNAIPHCDVFEDNGYTKEELKLVNETQKILNDKTIAVTATAVRIPTAGGHSESVNIAFENDFDLTEVRELLSQTDGVVVQDNTDVNTYPMPLYANGKDDVFVGRIRRDLSQENTINMWIVSDNLRKGAATNTVQIAEYLVKNKLV
- the mscL gene encoding large conductance mechanosensitive channel protein MscL, with the protein product MLKEFKNFIMTGNVIDFAVAVIMAGALGAVINGFVSKIAMPLIGLVTGGASFSDQFWTPGDQVFATVAAAKEAGVAAVEYGAWIDTIISLLVVGFVMFLIVKAYNKTKKPVEAAAPAGPSDNQLLMEIRDALKK
- a CDS encoding thymidine kinase, producing MFLENTVNQKEQFGWIEVICGSMFSGKTEELIRRLKRAQFAKQKVEIFKPAIDTRYDEEMVVSHDSNEIRSTPVPAAANIPILADGCDVVGIDEAQFFDDEIVRVCNDLANKGIRVIVAGLDMDFKGNPFGPMPNLMATAEYVTKVHAVCTRTGNLAQYSFRKSANDNLVLLGETEEYEPLSRAAYYKATMREKIKDIKVQDAEEVDQKLNASND
- a CDS encoding HopJ type III effector protein; translated protein: MTITTFKLKLKNTPSTIAFAETMQVVDTYFDFTPSAFTNGLLQNAEGENSGSCKVFAFAKAEALSKTETLACFGQYYFDEVLNDPNGTGHQNIRNFINTGFEGLSFNQYPLAKK
- the rsmI gene encoding 16S rRNA (cytidine(1402)-2'-O)-methyltransferase, with the protein product MSKLYIVPTPIGNLKDMTFRAVEVLKDVDLILAEDTRTSGKLLKHYEIGTQMQSHHMHNEHKTVGNLVQKLKGGITIALISDAGTPAISDPGFLLTRACIEHNIEVDCLPGATAFVPALVNSGFPNDKFIFEGFLPVKKGRQTRLKLLAEETRTIIFYESPHKLIKTLGHFCEYFGEDRPVSVSRELTKLYEETIRGTAKEVLEHYTNKPPKGEIVIVVGGKSK
- the alr gene encoding alanine racemase, with amino-acid sequence MNKAQETVLEIDLNALKHNFEYLKSKLSGNTKFLAVVKAFAYGSDAEEVAKYLETLDIDYFAVAYTYEGVALRDAGVTTPILVLHPLPVSFDTIIERCLEPSLYSKRLLNLFIASAEAHKQYNYPVHLKFNTGLNRLGFVAEDIPEIAETLSKSEALKVQSLFSHLAESEELDHPDFTLKQIECFNTIYKKVYTYLNYKPFLHLCNTSGLLNYPQAHFDMIRSGIGLYGFGNDPKFNKHLQPIATLKTIISQIHHLKKGESLGYNRGYITKKDIITATLPIGHADGIKRQYGNGHGFVTINNQNAYILGNVCMDMIMVDVTNIDCQEGDEVIIFDPNHTAEALAENVNSISYELLTAVSQRIKRVICR
- a CDS encoding DoxX family protein, which produces MKQTSIKNILYWVSTILVCAMFLYSAQMYFFNTAMIEGYFKSLNYPAYIVIPLAIIKVLGVIMILWRKSAWLTEWAYAGFFFDVILATVAHYDAGHGLFGMSFYTIFIVLVSYFLGKGVRQKNKLVI
- a CDS encoding uracil-DNA glycosylase family protein; the encoded protein is MEKLLGKISQCSICKAHLPLGPRPVVTAHKDSKIIIIGQAPGTKVHNSGIPWDDQSGKKLRQWLGVSDADFYDPKNFAIMPMGFCYPGKGKAGDLPPRKECAPEWHEALLKQLPKVELVILIGAYAQKYYLKDKAKRTLTETVGDYKAYLPKYFPVPHPSPTNRFWRSKNPWFELTIVPELQQVVKQILK